Proteins from a genomic interval of Paracoccus methylovorus:
- a CDS encoding TagF domain-containing protein, whose protein sequence is MSPQAGFWGKLPGRGDFVGRGLPDAFRSRWDRWAAAHLAGREGWPEGGLRLRIASGGRAAVGLVLPGRDAVGRHFPLALFLLADTLPDPVALEPWCETALQSAAEADPDALWQALTALPVPAGAMQAPPLLLWRRGQPALMADAGAPGPALAAIFSSG, encoded by the coding sequence TTGAGCCCGCAGGCAGGCTTTTGGGGAAAACTGCCCGGTCGCGGGGATTTCGTCGGCCGCGGCCTGCCCGACGCCTTTCGCAGCCGCTGGGATCGCTGGGCCGCCGCGCATCTGGCAGGGCGCGAGGGTTGGCCCGAAGGTGGGCTGCGCCTGCGCATCGCCTCGGGCGGGCGGGCGGCGGTGGGGCTGGTGCTGCCCGGCCGCGATGCCGTGGGCCGGCACTTTCCGCTGGCGCTGTTCCTGCTTGCCGATACCCTGCCCGACCCGGTCGCGCTGGAGCCGTGGTGCGAGACCGCGCTGCAATCCGCCGCCGAAGCCGATCCCGACGCGCTGTGGCAGGCGCTGACCGCCCTGCCCGTCCCCGCCGGGGCGATGCAGGCACCGCCGTTGCTGTTGTGGCGGCGCGGCCAGCCGGCACTGATGGCCGATGCCGGCGCGCCGGGGCCTGCGCTTGCTGCGATCTTCAGTTCAGGTTGA
- a CDS encoding PP2C family protein-serine/threonine phosphatase, which yields MSGPTTRRGLSVRGAGLTHRGAIRDQNEDAILVDPSGQVWAVADGMGGHLLGGYAADRVIDALETLADSEEPMAALTARFAAADALIAARGQSEGAVIGATAVAAVIRRGRLTLAWAGDARAYLLRDGRLAGLTRDHSLVQELVDAGRLAPEAARDHPQANIVTRAVGAGAVPEFAALDLAAGDRLLLCSDGLTHVLTDPALAETLQATRPGMALAAAGTPADAACARLLQQALAGGGPDNVSVIVVDIGPG from the coding sequence GTGAGCGGACCGACGACCCGGCGCGGCCTTTCCGTCAGGGGGGCGGGGCTGACCCATCGCGGCGCCATCCGCGACCAGAACGAGGATGCGATACTGGTCGATCCCTCGGGACAGGTCTGGGCGGTGGCCGATGGAATGGGCGGGCACCTGCTGGGCGGCTATGCCGCGGATCGGGTGATCGATGCGCTGGAAACCCTCGCCGACAGCGAAGAACCCATGGCCGCCCTGACCGCGCGCTTTGCGGCGGCGGATGCGCTGATCGCGGCGCGGGGCCAAAGCGAGGGCGCGGTGATCGGCGCCACCGCCGTCGCGGCGGTCATCCGGCGCGGGCGGCTGACGCTGGCATGGGCGGGGGACGCGCGCGCCTATCTGCTGCGCGATGGCCGGCTGGCGGGGCTGACGCGCGATCATTCGCTGGTGCAGGAACTGGTGGACGCCGGTCGGCTGGCCCCCGAGGCGGCGCGCGATCACCCGCAGGCGAATATCGTCACCCGCGCCGTGGGGGCGGGGGCGGTGCCGGAATTCGCCGCGCTGGATCTGGCGGCCGGGGATCGCTTGCTGCTGTGTTCGGACGGGCTGACGCATGTGCTGACCGATCCCGCGCTGGCCGAGACGTTGCAGGCGACCCGGCCCGGCATGGCTCTGGCTGCGGCCGGCACCCCCGCCGATGCCGCCTGTGCCCGGCTTTTGCAACAGGCGCTGGCGGGCGGGGGGCCGGACAATGTCTCGGTCATCGTGGTCGATATCGGGCCGGGCTAG
- a CDS encoding M15 family metallopeptidase has translation MLAAPIIVAIGVVIGAIAFAVTTWFLDSADQATELRLSRQEAELAVLREALAEALVERQGLRADLAQLRDDLSLIANRAPVAPPPQFAPPSDLGGEDFESPPETEALTEQMRLAKSRFNKGITQPRNATMLAILGPPRDSYNTDCQPVTDARLKALIETRKVGPITVTMLRPALDSLARVLERLRESDPDIHAKLGTAGGLCARLIRGSTRSISNHSWGTAIDITLEGQLDPFADGATQFGLLILAEYFNEEGWFWGAAYNSREDSMHFEVGEETLRKWQAEGKL, from the coding sequence ATGCTGGCCGCGCCGATCATCGTGGCGATCGGGGTGGTTATCGGCGCCATCGCCTTTGCGGTCACGACCTGGTTTCTGGACAGCGCCGATCAGGCGACCGAGCTGCGCCTGTCCCGGCAAGAGGCGGAACTGGCGGTGCTGCGCGAGGCGCTGGCCGAGGCGCTGGTGGAACGTCAGGGTCTGCGTGCCGATCTGGCGCAACTGCGCGACGATCTGAGTCTGATCGCAAATCGCGCCCCGGTTGCGCCCCCGCCCCAGTTTGCGCCGCCCTCCGATCTGGGCGGCGAGGATTTTGAGAGCCCGCCCGAAACCGAGGCCCTGACCGAGCAGATGCGGCTGGCGAAGTCGCGCTTTAACAAGGGCATCACCCAGCCGCGTAATGCGACCATGCTGGCGATCCTTGGCCCGCCGCGCGACAGCTACAACACCGATTGCCAGCCGGTGACGGACGCCCGGCTGAAGGCGCTGATCGAGACCCGCAAGGTCGGGCCGATCACCGTGACCATGCTCAGGCCCGCGCTGGACAGTCTGGCGCGGGTGCTGGAACGGCTGCGGGAAAGCGACCCCGACATTCACGCCAAGCTGGGTACGGCGGGGGGGCTTTGCGCGCGGCTGATCCGGGGCTCGACGCGGTCGATCTCGAACCACTCCTGGGGCACGGCCATCGACATCACGCTGGAAGGCCAGCTTGATCCCTTTGCCGATGGAGCGACGCAGTTCGGCCTGCTGATCCTGGCCGAATATTTCAACGAAGAGGGCTGGTTCTGGGGTGCCGCCTATAACAGCCGCGAGGATTCGATGCATTTCGAGGTCGGCGAGGAGACCCTGCGCAAATGGCAGGCCGAGGGGAAGCTCTGA
- a CDS encoding ImcF-related family protein, whose amino-acid sequence MAGRGEALTGTTGRLAQPVLAYADRLPWVTEDMAALAGHARVLLERFETEALRAGLPPQAAQAARAGLALLLQDAGAANPALPGWQGAARGFGAMDGASLAEALRRGGPELDPVRELVADCLSRTETRRQRLDRSRPAGWGGMLAVLAGAWLLAAIGWALWVETGQGRALDRLFQDQAVAAGLDRDAVFADLGVRLDRLQLAQAQVAAGMARVRVRPLGWLTGHDAASRAEDALAAARERHLPPALARAIDRALAGEGEPAAAYDTLRAWSILTGAADWQPAWLAGWAEDRAAADPGLAGFGPHLLAMPRRPQTAITPPDAELLAQARSLAAEASEPDRAFLELRRSAEAAGLAPWRPLQALPGLADIAGRRSGLPLDRPIPGLYTAAGWEMARARGAGLAVESARQAGAALFPHAPATENDSPDRVMALLQMATLQIWQDWLGDLRLRSFDDRRRAVLVSGALSQPDSPLAALIAEVWRQVGGTDRSRPHDLQLATAVRFGPEIQYVESGRIAQIAALFAELNVALGAMDADAADAQRRLLSVQARARSIRALRDAPPLIGRLVEDTLAESGAAEASDLTNPLTRAWQTEVLPLCAPALAGRFPFAEGPDADPAAIAALIGPGGAVDRFLAARAADLLDREAEPWRWKPEARFAGLSPDSAAFLQRALTAGAALAPGLQISAAALAERGRATLLVGGQGGPVGAAGDAVVLDWPGADPAAGVEVSFATPEGAARLQQPGPWGLMRLLGPLRLRERDGGRRFLIDLRTQNARLFLEMGFERPLNPLSARRLLAGLACPQVL is encoded by the coding sequence ATGGCAGGCCGAGGGGAAGCTCTGACCGGGACGACCGGGCGGCTGGCCCAGCCGGTGCTGGCCTATGCCGACCGCCTGCCCTGGGTGACCGAGGATATGGCGGCATTGGCCGGCCATGCCCGGGTGCTGCTGGAGCGTTTCGAGACCGAGGCGCTGCGCGCGGGCCTGCCGCCGCAGGCGGCGCAGGCGGCGCGGGCCGGGCTGGCACTGCTTTTGCAGGACGCCGGCGCGGCCAATCCGGCCCTGCCGGGCTGGCAAGGTGCCGCGCGGGGCTTTGGCGCCATGGATGGCGCCAGCCTTGCCGAGGCGCTGCGTCGCGGTGGGCCAGAGCTTGATCCGGTGCGCGAACTGGTGGCCGATTGCCTGTCCCGGACCGAGACGCGGCGGCAAAGGCTGGACCGCAGCCGGCCTGCCGGTTGGGGCGGCATGCTGGCTGTTCTGGCGGGGGCATGGCTTCTGGCCGCTATCGGATGGGCGCTTTGGGTCGAAACCGGGCAAGGCCGGGCACTCGACCGGCTGTTTCAGGATCAGGCAGTGGCGGCGGGGCTGGACCGCGATGCGGTGTTCGCCGATCTGGGCGTGCGGCTGGACCGGCTGCAACTGGCGCAGGCGCAGGTGGCGGCGGGCATGGCGCGGGTGCGGGTGCGGCCATTGGGCTGGCTGACCGGGCACGATGCCGCGAGCCGTGCAGAGGACGCGCTGGCCGCCGCCCGCGAGCGTCATTTACCCCCGGCGTTGGCGCGCGCAATCGACCGTGCGCTGGCCGGCGAAGGCGAGCCGGCGGCGGCTTATGACACGCTGCGCGCCTGGTCGATCCTGACGGGCGCGGCGGATTGGCAACCCGCCTGGCTGGCCGGCTGGGCCGAGGATCGCGCCGCTGCCGACCCCGGATTGGCCGGGTTTGGGCCGCATCTGCTGGCGATGCCGCGCCGTCCCCAGACCGCGATCACGCCGCCCGATGCCGAACTTCTGGCGCAGGCGCGCAGTCTGGCCGCCGAGGCATCCGAACCCGACCGCGCCTTTCTGGAACTGCGCCGCTCGGCCGAGGCGGCGGGGCTGGCCCCTTGGCGTCCGTTGCAGGCGCTGCCGGGTTTGGCGGATATCGCCGGGCGTCGCTCGGGTCTGCCGCTCGACCGGCCGATCCCGGGGCTTTACACCGCTGCCGGCTGGGAAATGGCGCGGGCACGCGGTGCGGGTCTGGCGGTCGAATCCGCAAGGCAGGCCGGTGCGGCGCTGTTTCCCCACGCGCCCGCCACGGAAAACGACAGCCCCGATCGGGTGATGGCGCTGTTGCAGATGGCGACATTGCAGATCTGGCAGGACTGGCTGGGCGATTTGCGGCTGCGATCCTTTGATGATCGGCGGCGGGCGGTGCTTGTCTCGGGGGCGTTGTCGCAGCCGGATTCGCCCTTGGCGGCGCTGATCGCCGAGGTCTGGCGACAGGTGGGCGGCACGGATCGCAGCCGCCCGCACGACCTGCAACTTGCCACGGCCGTGCGCTTCGGCCCCGAGATCCAATATGTCGAAAGCGGCCGGATCGCGCAGATCGCCGCGCTGTTTGCCGAGCTGAACGTGGCATTGGGCGCGATGGACGCGGATGCGGCGGATGCGCAGCGCCGGTTGCTGAGCGTGCAGGCCCGGGCGCGCTCGATCCGGGCCTTGCGCGATGCGCCGCCGCTGATCGGCAGGTTGGTCGAGGATACGCTGGCCGAAAGCGGCGCGGCTGAGGCCAGCGACCTGACCAACCCGCTGACCCGCGCATGGCAGACCGAGGTGCTGCCGCTTTGCGCCCCTGCGCTGGCCGGTCGCTTTCCCTTTGCCGAGGGGCCTGATGCCGATCCGGCCGCGATTGCCGCGCTGATCGGGCCGGGCGGGGCGGTGGACCGCTTTCTGGCGGCGCGGGCCGCCGATCTTCTGGACCGCGAAGCGGAGCCATGGCGCTGGAAACCCGAGGCGCGCTTTGCCGGGCTCAGCCCCGACAGCGCCGCGTTCTTGCAGCGCGCGCTGACGGCGGGGGCGGCTCTGGCGCCGGGGCTGCAGATCTCGGCCGCGGCGTTGGCCGAACGGGGCCGCGCCACGCTGCTTGTCGGCGGCCAGGGCGGGCCGGTTGGTGCGGCGGGCGATGCGGTGGTGCTGGATTGGCCGGGCGCCGATCCCGCTGCCGGGGTCGAGGTCAGCTTTGCCACGCCCGAGGGTGCGGCGCGGTTGCAGCAGCCCGGTCCCTGGGGGCTCATGCGTCTGCTGGGACCCCTGCGGCTGCGCGAGCGCGACGGAGGGCGGCGTTTCCTGATCGACCTGCGCACCCAGAACGCGCGGCTGTTTCTGGAGATGGGGTTCGAGCGGCCGTTGAATCCGCTGTCGGCCCGGCGCTTGCTGGCGGGCCTTGCCTGTCCGCAGGTGCTGTAA
- a CDS encoding type VI secretion system Vgr family protein, translated as MSSAREITVTIPAIGEPVTFERMEGEEEISTPFAFELRCSAKTLDLKAAEVLGTRATIQVKGPEDSEPRHFDGHVAEFGLTEIRDDFAFYRLLLRPALWFAGLATDNRIFQNQSVPDIIEEVLRAYPDVVLDKRLEGSYPPRDYCVQFEESDLAFLQRLMEEEGIFYFFRHAQDGHVTVLADANAAMKPAPGASEIAYEPDSPNAPREGDYLTGWVPRASVRIGAFAQTDYDFLKPSSDLMATASQPAGHAGDRREAYLYPGRHVDLGRGEHLAGIRLQEAQAAFERVVAEGTARPLVPGCTFTLTGFPREAENDRHLVLGASYRMWDDQVRAGQRAGQEGRDPLGYHVRLVCAPARIPFRPERRTARRPMRGPQTAVVVGPAGAEIYTDEHARVKVQFFWDRKGRRDAHSSCFVRVSQAWAGAGWGFIQIPRIGQEVIVDFLDGDPDRPIVTGRVYNAEQVPPYALPGNATQSGWKSNSSPGGGGWNELRFEDKAGAEEVWFQAQKDHNELIKNDETRRIGHDWIEDVANDATQSVGNDRRESVGNDKFTSVVANRQVSIGVDDTEKVGGHRSLDVGATETIHVAASSSEAIDGAHSQTVGGVQTITVKAARVDSVAATETRNVGAAQTNTIVGARAVTVQAGQNHAIASDDGWTVGGNRTTSVTGNETVQVNGNRDHSAGGNRTEKIGGDCALDVTGKRATTVGVDELHKVGGKMALDVGAALAILAADSISLTCGSAAIVLKKDGTITIEGKDIMIKGSGKIDVTASGETSVKGSKVNLN; from the coding sequence ATGTCATCCGCCCGCGAGATCACCGTCACCATCCCCGCCATCGGCGAGCCCGTCACCTTCGAACGCATGGAGGGCGAGGAGGAAATCTCGACCCCCTTCGCCTTTGAGCTGCGCTGTTCGGCCAAGACGCTGGATCTGAAGGCCGCCGAGGTGCTGGGCACCCGCGCCACCATTCAGGTCAAAGGCCCCGAGGACAGCGAGCCGCGGCACTTCGACGGTCATGTTGCCGAATTCGGCCTGACCGAGATCCGCGACGACTTCGCCTTTTACCGGCTGCTCTTGCGCCCGGCGCTGTGGTTTGCCGGTCTGGCCACCGACAACCGAATCTTCCAGAACCAATCGGTGCCCGACATCATCGAAGAGGTGCTGCGCGCCTATCCCGACGTGGTGCTGGACAAGCGGCTGGAGGGCAGCTACCCGCCCCGCGACTACTGCGTCCAGTTCGAGGAAAGCGACCTCGCCTTTCTGCAGCGGCTGATGGAGGAAGAGGGGATATTCTATTTCTTCCGGCACGCGCAGGACGGTCATGTCACCGTGCTGGCCGATGCCAATGCGGCGATGAAACCCGCGCCCGGGGCTTCGGAGATCGCCTATGAACCCGACAGTCCCAATGCCCCGCGCGAAGGCGATTACCTGACCGGCTGGGTGCCGCGCGCCTCGGTGCGGATCGGGGCCTTTGCGCAGACCGATTACGATTTCCTGAAACCGTCGTCGGACCTGATGGCGACGGCCAGCCAGCCCGCAGGCCATGCCGGCGACCGGCGCGAAGCCTATCTTTACCCCGGCCGCCATGTCGATCTGGGGCGGGGCGAGCATCTGGCCGGCATCCGGCTGCAAGAGGCGCAGGCCGCCTTCGAGCGGGTCGTGGCCGAGGGCACCGCCCGGCCCCTGGTGCCGGGATGCACCTTTACCCTGACCGGTTTCCCACGCGAGGCTGAAAACGACCGCCATCTGGTGCTTGGCGCCAGCTATCGCATGTGGGACGATCAGGTCCGCGCCGGCCAGCGTGCGGGGCAAGAAGGGCGCGATCCCTTGGGCTATCATGTCCGGCTGGTCTGTGCACCCGCGCGCATCCCTTTTCGCCCCGAACGCCGCACGGCACGCCGACCGATGCGCGGGCCGCAGACCGCCGTGGTGGTCGGGCCGGCGGGGGCCGAGATCTATACCGACGAACACGCGCGGGTAAAGGTGCAGTTCTTCTGGGACCGCAAGGGCCGGCGCGATGCCCATTCCAGTTGCTTCGTGCGCGTCAGCCAGGCTTGGGCCGGGGCGGGCTGGGGCTTTATCCAGATCCCCCGTATCGGGCAGGAGGTCATCGTGGATTTCCTTGACGGCGATCCCGACCGGCCCATCGTCACAGGCCGGGTCTATAACGCCGAGCAGGTGCCGCCCTATGCCTTGCCCGGCAATGCCACCCAGTCGGGCTGGAAATCCAACAGCTCGCCCGGCGGGGGTGGCTGGAACGAGCTGCGATTTGAGGACAAGGCCGGCGCGGAAGAGGTCTGGTTTCAGGCGCAAAAGGATCACAACGAGCTTATCAAGAACGACGAAACCCGCCGCATCGGCCATGACTGGATCGAGGACGTGGCCAATGACGCCACCCAGTCCGTCGGCAACGACCGCCGTGAAAGCGTGGGAAACGACAAGTTCACCTCGGTCGTGGCGAACCGTCAGGTCAGCATCGGCGTGGACGATACCGAAAAGGTCGGCGGCCATCGCAGTCTGGATGTGGGCGCGACCGAAACGATCCATGTCGCCGCCAGTTCGTCAGAGGCCATCGACGGGGCGCACAGCCAGACCGTCGGCGGCGTTCAGACCATCACCGTCAAGGCGGCACGGGTGGACAGCGTGGCCGCGACCGAGACGCGCAATGTCGGCGCGGCGCAGACCAACACCATCGTTGGCGCGCGGGCCGTAACGGTGCAGGCCGGGCAAAACCACGCGATCGCCTCGGACGACGGCTGGACGGTGGGGGGCAACCGGACCACCTCTGTGACGGGGAACGAGACGGTGCAGGTCAACGGCAATCGCGACCATTCGGCCGGCGGCAACCGCACCGAGAAGATCGGCGGCGATTGCGCGCTGGACGTGACCGGCAAGCGCGCCACCACCGTCGGCGTGGACGAATTGCACAAGGTCGGCGGCAAGATGGCGCTGGATGTGGGCGCGGCGCTGGCCATCCTGGCGGCGGATTCGATCTCGCTCACCTGCGGATCGGCGGCCATCGTGCTGAAAAAAGACGGCACCATCACCATCGAGGGCAAGGACATCATGATCAAGGGCTCGGGCAAGATCGACGTGACGGCCTCGGGCGAAACCTCGGTCAAGGGCTCCAAGGTCAACCTGAACTGA